In Silene latifolia isolate original U9 population chromosome X, ASM4854445v1, whole genome shotgun sequence, the following proteins share a genomic window:
- the LOC141623452 gene encoding uncharacterized protein LOC141623452 isoform X2 → MEEDTLPADYCHLLREPTGSPIFMLTVSILHMSCFVVCSMTRSLSRTGTHGNQLSLFKLEIRVWVEEAKEIDFRKDEITKLQMGQMTSYCWSSHAYMNKRHCWRIRAYADKWQNFKAL, encoded by the exons ATGGAAGAGGATACCTTACCGGCGGATTACTGCCATCTCTTGAGAGAGCCGACAGGTTCACCAATTTTCATGCTCACTGTATCCATACTTCATATGTCGTGCTTTGTTGTATGCAGCATGACAAGAAGTCTGTCGAGGACCGGAACACATGGAAATCAGCTGTCATTATTTAAGCTGGAAATCCGTGTTTGG GTTGAGGAAGCAAAAGAGATCGATTTTCGGAAGGATGAGATAACAAAGCTCCAGATGGGACAAAt GACCAGTTATTGCTGGAGCTCTCACGCTTACAT GAACAAAAGGCATTGCTGGAGAATAAGAGCTTACGCAGACAA GTGGCAAAACTTCAAGGCTTTGTGA
- the LOC141623452 gene encoding uncharacterized protein LOC141623452 isoform X1, with amino-acid sequence MEEDTLPADYCHLLREPTGSPIFMLTVSILHMSCFVVCSMTRSLSRTGTHGNQLSLFKLEIRVWVEEAKEIDFRKDEITKLQMGQMTSYCWSSHAYMYVIYSLEQKALLENKSLRRQVAKLQGFVTPTEKSEEMYLEYYPIKRKVSPNKVAALASGEFKKEDTDSST; translated from the exons ATGGAAGAGGATACCTTACCGGCGGATTACTGCCATCTCTTGAGAGAGCCGACAGGTTCACCAATTTTCATGCTCACTGTATCCATACTTCATATGTCGTGCTTTGTTGTATGCAGCATGACAAGAAGTCTGTCGAGGACCGGAACACATGGAAATCAGCTGTCATTATTTAAGCTGGAAATCCGTGTTTGG GTTGAGGAAGCAAAAGAGATCGATTTTCGGAAGGATGAGATAACAAAGCTCCAGATGGGACAAAt GACCAGTTATTGCTGGAGCTCTCACGCTTACATGTACGTCATATACTCACTT GAACAAAAGGCATTGCTGGAGAATAAGAGCTTACGCAGACAA GTGGCAAAACTTCAAGGCTTTGTGACACCAACTGAGAAATCTGAGGAGATGTATCTAGAATACTATCCCATAAAGAGAAAGGTTTCTCCTAACAAAGTTGCTGCTTTAGCTAGCGGTGAATTTAAGAAAGAAGATACAGATAGCTCGACTTAG
- the LOC141623452 gene encoding agamous-like MADS-box protein AGL15 isoform X3, giving the protein MRPQSKELTDLSLKDLRQLEKQLSSVKAKKDQLLLELSRLHEQKALLENKSLRRQVAKLQGFVTPTEKSEEMYLEYYPIKRKVSPNKVAALASGEFKKEDTDSST; this is encoded by the exons ATGAGGCCACAAAGTAAGGAATTGACAGACTTGAGCTTAAAAGATCTTCGACAGCTAGAAAAACAATTATCATCTGTGAAGGCAAAGAAG GACCAGTTATTGCTGGAGCTCTCACGCTTACAT GAACAAAAGGCATTGCTGGAGAATAAGAGCTTACGCAGACAA GTGGCAAAACTTCAAGGCTTTGTGACACCAACTGAGAAATCTGAGGAGATGTATCTAGAATACTATCCCATAAAGAGAAAGGTTTCTCCTAACAAAGTTGCTGCTTTAGCTAGCGGTGAATTTAAGAAAGAAGATACAGATAGCTCGACTTAG